Proteins from one Porites lutea chromosome 3, jaPorLute2.1, whole genome shotgun sequence genomic window:
- the LOC140931595 gene encoding uncharacterized protein: protein MMVKSGSLIITVQCLTLKSLESLWNDYCSGYLNDIVERFLVTDEIKRKLGMDNVRLKTTIEEEKYLICKKAFLENSEDSLKAGSSLETKCNASQRMEGMTEDHEETSLSSDCEMKADAASGYQTKISPDIDSQSQSSRELKMSGFSCNPGKTPPASKAPQVSKESQASKAPQLAKHLKLAKHLE from the exons ATGATGGTAAAATCAGGATCTTTGATAATAACTGTACAGTGCCTCACTCTGAAGAGTCTTGAAAGTCTGTGGAATGATTACTGTTCTGGTTACCTTAATGACATCGTTGAAAGGTTCCTGGTGACTGATGAAATCAAGAGAAAGCTCGGGATGGACAATGTCAGGTTGAAGACAACtatagaagaagaaaaatacttgATTTGTAAGAAAGCTTTCTTAGAAAACTCAG AAGATTCTCTAAAGGCCGGGAGCTCCTTGGAAACAAAGTGCAACGCTTCTCAGAGGATGGAAGGCATGACTGAGGACCATGAAG aaacgtCCCTTAGTAGTGACTGTGAAATGAAAGCTGATGCTGCATCAGGATATCAAACTAAGATATCTCCGGATATAGACTCTCAGTCCCAAAGTAGCCGTGAGCTTAAAATGTCAGGATTCTCTTGTAATCCAG GCAAAACACCTCCAGcaagcaaagcacctcaagtaagcaaagaaTCTCAAGCAAGCAAAGCACCCCAATtagcaaagcacctcaagttAGCAAAGCACCTCGAGTAA
- the LOC140929396 gene encoding sorcin-like, producing MAYPGYGAPPPGGYGGGYLGFPGGYPAGGMQQDPLYRNFLALAGADQQIDANKLQGYLSSSGFFGSCYPFSFETGRLMIAMLNRDFSGKIGFNEFKGLLILLNQWKDQKIDATILEGFLGSCCPISLETCRLLLWSVAGLTNREL from the exons ATGGCTTATCCAGGCTATGGGGCTCCACCTCCTGGTGGATATGGTGGG ggCTATCTAGGTTTCCCAGGTGGCTACCCTGCAGGTGGAATGCAGCAAGATCCTCTTTATCGCAACTTTCTTGCTCTTGCTGGAGCG GATCAGCAAATTGATGCCAACAAACTGCAGGGATATTTATCAAGCTCAGGATTTTTTGGAAGTTGCTATC CATTCAGCTTCGAGACTGGCAG GTTGATGATTGCCATGTTGAAT CGAGACTTCAGTGGCAAAATAGGTTTCAATGAATTCAAGGGATTGTTGATACTACTGAATCAGTGGAAG GATCAGAAAATTGATGCCACCATACTGGAGGGATTTTTAGGAAGTTGCTGTC CAATCAGCTTGGAGACTTGCAG GCTACTTTTATGGAGTGTGGCCGGCCTGACGAATCGGGAACTATAG